A section of the Roseivirga sp. BDSF3-8 genome encodes:
- a CDS encoding DUF294 nucleotidyltransferase-like domain-containing protein, with the protein MASNIILERVFDFLKDFPPFSLLESSHLRAISANVSVRYLEQGEYVFRQGDDPHPEFFIVKQGSVELRQSPTPAPGQESGINMAASAVSGTAEDGKGALIDVCDEGDVFGVRAMISQLPYISNALAAEEVLLYGIPTEVFKPLLTDNSRVALFFAAGFAAGQPVVRSNLFDTSRGQQTLGEQARPHFSIFRLAEIFSTQAGRSLVSCRPDETIQAVAARMSHEGVGSIIIIDKNKRPLGIVTDTDFRKKVVTGIVPITRPVQDIMNSPVVTVSPSLSVAEVLIRMMREHVHHLCVTVDGTPDTQATGIISEHDLLLRQGSNPAVILREIEKSSGVEALPALRNRAEELLSYYLQQEVNIAFVAGVISEINDAIIRKALQHAEGVLEKANIPSPGLRYCWLSLGSEGREEQLLRTDQDNALVYEDPPAGKEEIASAYFLQLASETNNVLIDCGFAECPSDMMARNQRWCQPLRQWKDYFGDWIRTPDEKSLMLATIFFDFRPVYGDYRLADSLTDFIYHQIRRDKLFLNYLAANAMQNPPPLGFFRNLLVERSGEHKDSFDIKLRAMMPLVDAARVLILSHEVNGINNTFRRYEKLAELEPKNADLFREAAIAYEIMMRLRARTGLNHSNSGRYIPIHELSKIARQTLRHGFRPIADVQEVLRVRFQLDMLRR; encoded by the coding sequence AGGGCTCCGTAGAGCTAAGGCAGTCGCCAACTCCTGCACCCGGACAGGAGTCCGGTATAAATATGGCAGCCAGCGCCGTGTCAGGGACTGCTGAAGACGGAAAAGGAGCACTTATAGACGTATGCGATGAGGGAGATGTGTTCGGTGTGCGCGCCATGATCTCCCAGCTACCCTACATATCCAATGCCCTCGCTGCAGAGGAAGTTCTGCTATATGGCATACCCACCGAAGTCTTCAAACCCCTCCTTACCGATAACTCACGGGTCGCACTCTTTTTCGCAGCCGGTTTTGCCGCTGGTCAGCCCGTCGTTCGCAGTAATCTTTTTGACACCAGCAGAGGACAGCAAACCCTCGGAGAGCAGGCCAGACCTCATTTTAGTATATTTCGTCTAGCCGAGATATTCAGCACCCAGGCTGGCCGTAGCCTCGTCTCCTGCCGTCCGGATGAGACCATTCAGGCCGTGGCTGCCCGAATGAGTCATGAGGGAGTAGGGTCCATCATTATCATCGATAAGAATAAGCGTCCACTCGGTATAGTAACCGATACCGATTTCAGAAAAAAAGTAGTAACCGGCATAGTGCCCATCACCCGGCCTGTACAGGATATTATGAATAGCCCTGTGGTTACCGTATCCCCTTCGCTATCAGTAGCCGAAGTACTTATACGCATGATGCGCGAGCACGTCCACCACCTGTGTGTTACGGTTGATGGTACCCCCGATACCCAGGCCACCGGTATTATTTCCGAGCATGACCTGCTGCTCAGGCAAGGCAGTAACCCGGCAGTTATTCTCAGAGAAATAGAAAAGAGCAGTGGGGTAGAGGCCCTGCCCGCTTTGCGAAACCGCGCCGAAGAGCTGCTTAGTTATTACCTTCAGCAGGAAGTAAACATCGCGTTCGTCGCGGGCGTCATTTCCGAAATAAACGATGCCATCATCCGCAAGGCCCTGCAGCATGCCGAAGGCGTGCTTGAAAAAGCCAACATTCCCTCGCCCGGCCTGCGCTACTGCTGGTTGTCTTTAGGTAGTGAAGGCAGAGAGGAACAGTTACTACGTACCGATCAGGACAATGCCCTCGTATACGAAGATCCTCCTGCCGGAAAAGAGGAAATTGCCTCAGCCTATTTCCTTCAGCTAGCCTCTGAAACCAATAATGTGCTCATAGACTGCGGATTTGCTGAGTGCCCTTCTGATATGATGGCCCGAAATCAGCGCTGGTGCCAGCCGCTTAGGCAGTGGAAGGACTACTTTGGCGACTGGATACGTACCCCCGACGAGAAGTCCCTCATGCTCGCCACCATCTTTTTCGATTTCCGTCCGGTATACGGAGACTACCGGCTGGCCGATTCCCTTACTGATTTTATCTATCACCAGATCAGACGTGATAAACTATTTCTTAACTACCTGGCCGCAAATGCCATGCAGAATCCGCCACCCCTGGGCTTTTTCCGGAACCTGCTCGTAGAGCGAAGCGGTGAGCATAAAGACAGCTTCGATATCAAACTCCGTGCAATGATGCCCCTTGTGGATGCCGCCCGCGTCCTTATACTTAGCCATGAAGTCAATGGCATCAACAACACCTTCAGGCGATATGAAAAGCTCGCTGAACTGGAGCCTAAAAATGCCGACCTTTTTCGTGAAGCAGCCATTGCCTATGAGATCATGATGAGGCTGCGTGCCCGTACCGGACTCAATCACAGCAATTCCGGGCGCTATATACCAATACATGAACTCAGCAAAATTGCCCGGCAGACCCTACGCCACGGCTTTCGCCCTATAGCCGATGTTCAGGAAGTACTCCGGGTACGTTTTCAATTGGATATGTTACGCCGATGA
- a CDS encoding PolC-type DNA polymerase III — MKLWRSIFHSDKYRPAYWEGYKKSLRQCCASHLPLEQVRFVVYDTETTGLDPSSDSVLSIGAIGVKGGAIHVQDSFECVVHQAQVSRESISVHGLTPGRVLAGIPEKEAIHTFINYIKGSVLVAHHAAFDRAVINNTIKKHYHAKLLNKILDTATLAIRLEKFGHPPESVRREEYTLDALCKRYNIRAHDRHTAPGDSFITAQLFQKLLRLAHKRGIKTLGDLLG, encoded by the coding sequence ATGAAGTTATGGCGAAGTATATTTCATTCGGATAAATACCGGCCAGCCTACTGGGAAGGTTATAAAAAGTCCCTCCGGCAATGCTGTGCCAGTCACTTGCCCCTGGAGCAGGTTCGTTTTGTAGTATATGATACTGAGACCACCGGCCTCGACCCCTCCTCTGATTCCGTTCTCAGCATCGGTGCTATTGGTGTCAAAGGCGGAGCCATTCACGTGCAGGACAGCTTTGAGTGCGTGGTTCACCAGGCCCAAGTAAGCCGGGAGAGTATATCCGTACATGGCCTTACCCCCGGCAGAGTGCTGGCTGGCATTCCCGAAAAGGAGGCTATCCATACCTTTATAAACTACATAAAAGGAAGTGTGTTAGTTGCCCATCATGCCGCGTTTGATCGGGCTGTAATAAACAACACCATCAAAAAGCACTATCACGCTAAGCTGCTTAATAAGATTCTTGACACCGCCACCCTGGCCATCCGCCTTGAGAAATTCGGCCATCCACCCGAGTCTGTCCGGCGGGAAGAGTACACCCTCGACGCCCTTTGTAAGCGCTACAACATTCGTGCTCACGACCGCCACACCGCCCCCGGAGACAGCTTCATCACCGCCCAGCTATTTCAAAAGCTCCTGCGCCTGGCCCATAAGCGCGGCATCAAAACCCTGGGTGACCTCCTGGGCTGA